In Gambusia affinis linkage group LG08, SWU_Gaff_1.0, whole genome shotgun sequence, a single window of DNA contains:
- the si:dkey-30c15.10 gene encoding anillin isoform X5, whose translation MEAGQENGSSVTLKRQREPLSDTEDNIVPAADVKDGLKRRRLEAAGQENLTPEASSSGRLAEFQAKPDTPVIPSVRSRVQLLTQRKDGFFAQRSFSHPGNEGPSVPSKGVSERLLGEEEFHQRLERFKAPASQADTTQTPSPAGSCPRPRSDFVSGIQQKLQCTTTPSSKQASIMRQERELELNQLPFQPISKNAWLKRCSSDSSITQGGPPAGCSSPASRVPVSKRTFCWPPIQPWDEVPGDVEMKDGSFSEMLTSVATTPSGNMTGEGAVADAPAASTELKLNREGQKESLPHGEEAGNENKLKPATVNTEEQPGSQHPESQTVLKLSFSDEHSLSDLHTSDKHSFLQSTLLDESNTKETSKVSRVTEVEKSEVFPFDEDETMEGSTCGEEIEPSTDEELREWRYPQGNASADEEAISEERVFSEEKEEEMEAAREEKEKRSSLRNEGDPADVRSAPDLDVSEKTAGFGGQQEDEKLRPEEKRSDGDNRVDDSLTRKSALKTKTLREKPSENAEHETSFENEAQPGGRDECQGSSEIQMSDSHQGERAVLGGLKTESSKKVTFFLEPELISGSPLPERNASEGSRADGSLSDSGSSSHDDTNSTETIEKMFEEVLEYAGRAEEEGRVEEDGEDHDSGIGSCSVGKSGEKIEREEEPRGEECDENDELLTFPQSGILSPLSKSFEAVVTPLRLAAAQESHPPPLLLSPEESSTPPESAPLYSIDAYRTQRQRKLPAIQSVTPVVQRRTPETPKPKESANTKEKITALNEEAGKLQLVINQTLQALSCCTDEEHGRGSLEEAEAEKLLLVSCEKRSALLAEVSRLREERSLQSEEAPKEDTDYVSQQACRGTINITDIQLPLKVEFVCSSNSRPGRPSHYFFILIRYGPCNVIATPLATAADAQNGDAISFPTAVTLKDIRSSFEIDVEVYSLCPSSGSTSTSDRTSTKSRVTPRKFLNTLTKSSNIFTSPAALGTRRSSNFSLVGSHKITWASLGRRKFPLDKVPFLSPLEGHIYLKLDSEGHSDVQHQGFLTMFELISGFGVWNRRYFVLEECNLSYWSNPNDKETKEAEGSISLSRSPSQCVRPVKRDSCARPFTFELVNASQQEDQNQDVLSKCWFSADTKQERLDWMEKLNQALLDFHTWSRPPAENQAFNVSNVSSSGNLTESIL comes from the exons ATGGAAGCTGGGCAAGAAAATGGCAGCAGTGTCACcttaaagaggcagagggaACCTCTGTCGGACACTGAAGACAACATCGTCCCTGCAGCAG ATGTAAAAGATGGACTGAAGCGACGGCGTCTGGAAGCAGCTGGTCAGGAGAACCTGACTCCTGAGGCATCCTCATCTGGACGTCTGGCGGAGTTCCAGGCAAAACCGGACACACCAGTGATCCCGTCGGTCCGTTCCCGAGTCCAGCTGCTCACCCAGAGAAAAGACG gtttttttgcaCAGCGTTCTTTCTCTCATCCAGGAAACGAAGGCCCATCGGTTCCCAGCAAGGGTGTCAGTGAGCGTCTTCTCG gtGAGGAAGAATTTCATCAACGGCTGGAGCGTTTTAAGGCACCAGCCTCTCAGGCCGACACCACCCAAACGCCGAGCCCTGCCGGCTCCTGCCCCCGGCCCCGCTCCGACTTTGTGTCTGGCATTCAGCAGAAACTGCAGTGCACAACAACACCCAGCTCCAAACAGGCTTCCATCATGCGCCAG GAACGGGAGCTGGAGTTAAACCAGTTGCCTTTCCAGCCAATCAGTAAGAACGCTTGGCTGAAAAGGTGCAGCTCGGATTCATCAATAACTCAG gGAGGGCCTCCTGCTGGCTGCTCTTCCCCCGCCTCTCGGGTTCCTGTGTCTAAAAGGACATTTTGTTGGCCTCCCATTCAGCCCTGGGAT gagGTCCCTGGAGACGTTGAGATGAAAGATGGgagtttttctgaaatgttgacATCTGTGGCTACGACACCTTCTGGAAATATGACGG GTGAAGGAGCGGTCGCTGACGCTCCTGCTGCGTCTACAGAGCTTAAACTCAACAGAGAGGGGCAGAAGGAAAGCCTTCCTCACGGTGAGGAAGCAGGAAATGAGAACAAGCTCAAGCCTGCAACTGTGAATACAGAAGAGCAGCCAGGGTCCCAGCACCCAGAGAGCCAGACGGTGTTAAAGTTGTCTTTCAGTGATGAGCACAGCCTGTCTGATCTGCACACATCTGATAAACACAGCTTCTTGCAATCAACTCTCCTAGATGAGTCAAACACGAAGGAAACGAGCAAAGTTTCCAGAGTGACTGAGGTGGAAAAGTCTGAGGTGTTTCCTTTTGACGAAGATGAGACGATGGAAGGCTCTACGTGTGGTGAAGAGATTGAGCCTTCAACCGACGAGGAACTAAGGGAGTGGAGATATCCTCAAGGAAACGCGTCAGCTGACGAGGAGGCGATCTCGGAGGAGAGAGTGTTTAGtgaggagaaggaagaagaaatggAGGCAGCtagagaggagaaggagaaaaggAGTAGCTTGAGAAATGAAGGTGATCCTGCTGATGTTAGAAGTGCTCCAGATCTAGATGTCTCAGAAAAGACAGCTGGCTTTGGTGGACAACAGGAAGATGAGAAGCTTAGACCAGAAGAGAAGAGGAGTGATGGAGATAACAGAGTAGATGACTCCTTGACAAGGAAATCGgctttaaaaaccaaaacattgaGAGAGAAACCATCAGAAAATGCAGAACATGAAACCAGCTTTGAAAACGAAGCTCAACCTGGTGGGAGGGATGAATGTCAGGGTTCATCTGAGATCCAGATGTCAGACTCCCATCAGGGGGAGAGGGCAGTTTTAGGTGGGCTGAAAACAGAAAGCTCAAAAAAAGTCACCTTTTTCCTGGAGCCGGAGCTGATCAGTGGCTCTCCTTTACCTGAGCGCAACGCCTCAGAGGGGTCCAGGGCAGACGGCAGTCTGTCAG ATTCAGGGTCAAGCTCTCATGACGACACCAACTCGACAGAAACCATTGAGAAGATGTTTGAAGAGGTGCTGGAATATGCCGGGCGTGCAGAAGAGGAGGGACGAGTTGAGGAAGACGGAGAGGATCATGACAGTGGCATCGGTTCTTGTTCTGTTGGAAAGAGTGGCGAGAAGATTGAAAGAGAGGAAGAGCCCAGAGGAGAGGAATGTGATGAAAACGATGAGCTTCTTACTTTTCCTCAAAGCGGCATCCTCTCTCCTCTCAGCAAGTCTTTTGAAGCTGTGGTTACCCCACTG CGACTGGCTGCGGCCCAAGAGTCTCATCCTCCACCTTTGCTCCTGTCTCCAGAGGAAAGCAGCACTCCTCCTGAATCTGCTCCTCTGTACAG CATCGATGCGTATCGCACACAAAGGCAACGTAAGCTGCCAGCCATCCAGAGCGTGACGCCTGTGGTTCAACGACGGACGCCAGAGACGCCGAAGCCCAAAGAGTCTGCCAACACCAAGGAGAAGATAACT GCTCTGAATGAAGAAGCTGGGAAACTGCAGCTGGTGATCAACCAGACGCTGCAGGCGCTGAGCTGCTGCACCGATGAGGAGCACGGACGAGGCTCTCTGGAGGAGGCCGAAGCTGAGAAACTCCTGCTGGTGTCCT GTGAGAAACGGTCTGCTCTGCTGGCAGAGGTGTCCAGACTGCGGGAGGAGAGGAGCCTGCAATCTGAAGAGGCTCCAAAGGAGGACACGGACTACGTTTCCCAGCAGGCCTGCAGAGGAACCATCAACATCACCGACATCCAGCTGCCGCTGAAGGTTGAGTTTGTCTGCTCGTCGAACAGCCGTCCAG GTCGACCGAGCCACTACTTTTTCATCCTGATCCGCTACGGACCGTGCAACGTCATCGCCACGCCGCTGGCCACAGCTGCCGACGCTCAAAACGGAGACGCCATCTCCTTCCCGACTGCAGTCACTCT aaaGGATATACGCTCGTCTTTTGAGATTGATGTTGAAGTCTACAGCCTG TGTCCTAGCTCAGGATCCACCAGTACCTCAGACCGGACCAGCACCAAGTCCCGT GTCACACCAAGGAAGTTTCTGAACACCCTTACA AAATCcagcaacattttcacat cTCCTGCTGCTCTCGGCACTCGCCGCTCCAGTAACTTTTCTCTGGTGGGTTCCCACAAGATCACCTGGGCTTCACTGGGACGCAGGAAGTTTCCTCTTGATAAG GTGCCATTTCTTTCACCACTGGAGGGCCACATCTACCTGAAACTGGACAGCGAGGGCCACTCCGATGTGCAGCACCAAGGCTTCCTG acgATGTTTGAGTTGATCAGTGGATTTGGGGTGTGGAATCGGCGATATTTTGTCCTGGAGGAATGCAACTTGTCCTACTGGAGCAACCCAAATGACAAGGAGACCAAG GAAGCAGAAGGCAGCATCTCTCTGTCCAGGTCTCCCAGTCAGTGTGTCAGGCCTGTTAAGAGAGATTCATGTGCTCGACCTTTCACCTTTGAGCTGGTGAACGCCTCTCAGCAGGAAGACCAAAACCAGGACGTGCTATCCAA GTGTTGGTTCTCGGCCGACACCAAGCAGGAGCGGTTGGACTGGATGGAGAAGCTCAACCAAGCCCTGCTGGACTTCCACACGTGGAGCCGTCCCCCGGCGGAGAACCAGGCGTTCAACGTGTCCAACGTGTCCAGCAGCGGGAACCTGACGGAGAGCATCCTGTAG
- the si:dkey-30c15.10 gene encoding anillin isoform X7, which translates to MEAGQENGSSVTLKRQREPLSDTEDNIVPAADVKDGLKRRRLEAAGQENLTPEASSSGRLAEFQAKPDTPVIPSVRSRVQLLTQRKDGFFAQRSFSHPGNEGPSVPSKGVSERLLGEEEFHQRLERFKAPASQADTTQTPSPAGSCPRPRSDFVSGIQQKLQCTTTPSSKQASIMRQERELELNQLPFQPISKNAWLKRCSSDSSITQEVPGDVEMKDGSFSEMLTSVATTPSGNMTGEGAVADAPAASTELKLNREGQKESLPHGEEAGNENKLKPATVNTEEQPGSQHPESQTVLKLSFSDEHSLSDLHTSDKHSFLQSTLLDESNTKETSKVSRVTEVEKSEVFPFDEDETMEGSTCGEEIEPSTDEELREWRYPQGNASADEEAISEERVFSEEKEEEMEAAREEKEKRSSLRNEGDPADVRSAPDLDVSEKTAGFGGQQEDEKLRPEEKRSDGDNRVDDSLTRKSALKTKTLREKPSENAEHETSFENEAQPGGRDECQGSSEIQMSDSHQGERAVLGGLKTESSKKVTFFLEPELISGSPLPERNASEGSRADGSLSDSGSSSHDDTNSTETIEKMFEEVLEYAGRAEEEGRVEEDGEDHDSGIGSCSVGKSGEKIEREEEPRGEECDENDELLTFPQSGILSPLSKSFEAVVTPLRLAAAQESHPPPLLLSPEESSTPPESAPLYSIDAYRTQRQRKLPAIQSVTPVVQRRTPETPKPKESANTKEKITALNEEAGKLQLVINQTLQALSCCTDEEHGRGSLEEAEAEKLLLVSCEKRSALLAEVSRLREERSLQSEEAPKEDTDYVSQQACRGTINITDIQLPLKVEFVCSSNSRPGRPSHYFFILIRYGPCNVIATPLATAADAQNGDAISFPTAVTLKDIRSSFEIDVEVYSLCPSSGSTSTSDRTSTKSRVTPRKFLNTLTQKSSNIFTSPAALGTRRSSNFSLVGSHKITWASLGRRKFPLDKMKLDGKIRRLLGDEFQEKVPFLSPLEGHIYLKLDSEGHSDVQHQGFLTMFELISGFGVWNRRYFVLEECNLSYWSNPNDKETKEAEGSISLSRSPSQCVRPVKRDSCARPFTFELVNASQQEDQNQDVLSKCWFSADTKQERLDWMEKLNQALLDFHTWSRPPAENQAFNVSNVSSSGNLTESIL; encoded by the exons ATGGAAGCTGGGCAAGAAAATGGCAGCAGTGTCACcttaaagaggcagagggaACCTCTGTCGGACACTGAAGACAACATCGTCCCTGCAGCAG ATGTAAAAGATGGACTGAAGCGACGGCGTCTGGAAGCAGCTGGTCAGGAGAACCTGACTCCTGAGGCATCCTCATCTGGACGTCTGGCGGAGTTCCAGGCAAAACCGGACACACCAGTGATCCCGTCGGTCCGTTCCCGAGTCCAGCTGCTCACCCAGAGAAAAGACG gtttttttgcaCAGCGTTCTTTCTCTCATCCAGGAAACGAAGGCCCATCGGTTCCCAGCAAGGGTGTCAGTGAGCGTCTTCTCG gtGAGGAAGAATTTCATCAACGGCTGGAGCGTTTTAAGGCACCAGCCTCTCAGGCCGACACCACCCAAACGCCGAGCCCTGCCGGCTCCTGCCCCCGGCCCCGCTCCGACTTTGTGTCTGGCATTCAGCAGAAACTGCAGTGCACAACAACACCCAGCTCCAAACAGGCTTCCATCATGCGCCAG GAACGGGAGCTGGAGTTAAACCAGTTGCCTTTCCAGCCAATCAGTAAGAACGCTTGGCTGAAAAGGTGCAGCTCGGATTCATCAATAACTCAG gagGTCCCTGGAGACGTTGAGATGAAAGATGGgagtttttctgaaatgttgacATCTGTGGCTACGACACCTTCTGGAAATATGACGG GTGAAGGAGCGGTCGCTGACGCTCCTGCTGCGTCTACAGAGCTTAAACTCAACAGAGAGGGGCAGAAGGAAAGCCTTCCTCACGGTGAGGAAGCAGGAAATGAGAACAAGCTCAAGCCTGCAACTGTGAATACAGAAGAGCAGCCAGGGTCCCAGCACCCAGAGAGCCAGACGGTGTTAAAGTTGTCTTTCAGTGATGAGCACAGCCTGTCTGATCTGCACACATCTGATAAACACAGCTTCTTGCAATCAACTCTCCTAGATGAGTCAAACACGAAGGAAACGAGCAAAGTTTCCAGAGTGACTGAGGTGGAAAAGTCTGAGGTGTTTCCTTTTGACGAAGATGAGACGATGGAAGGCTCTACGTGTGGTGAAGAGATTGAGCCTTCAACCGACGAGGAACTAAGGGAGTGGAGATATCCTCAAGGAAACGCGTCAGCTGACGAGGAGGCGATCTCGGAGGAGAGAGTGTTTAGtgaggagaaggaagaagaaatggAGGCAGCtagagaggagaaggagaaaaggAGTAGCTTGAGAAATGAAGGTGATCCTGCTGATGTTAGAAGTGCTCCAGATCTAGATGTCTCAGAAAAGACAGCTGGCTTTGGTGGACAACAGGAAGATGAGAAGCTTAGACCAGAAGAGAAGAGGAGTGATGGAGATAACAGAGTAGATGACTCCTTGACAAGGAAATCGgctttaaaaaccaaaacattgaGAGAGAAACCATCAGAAAATGCAGAACATGAAACCAGCTTTGAAAACGAAGCTCAACCTGGTGGGAGGGATGAATGTCAGGGTTCATCTGAGATCCAGATGTCAGACTCCCATCAGGGGGAGAGGGCAGTTTTAGGTGGGCTGAAAACAGAAAGCTCAAAAAAAGTCACCTTTTTCCTGGAGCCGGAGCTGATCAGTGGCTCTCCTTTACCTGAGCGCAACGCCTCAGAGGGGTCCAGGGCAGACGGCAGTCTGTCAG ATTCAGGGTCAAGCTCTCATGACGACACCAACTCGACAGAAACCATTGAGAAGATGTTTGAAGAGGTGCTGGAATATGCCGGGCGTGCAGAAGAGGAGGGACGAGTTGAGGAAGACGGAGAGGATCATGACAGTGGCATCGGTTCTTGTTCTGTTGGAAAGAGTGGCGAGAAGATTGAAAGAGAGGAAGAGCCCAGAGGAGAGGAATGTGATGAAAACGATGAGCTTCTTACTTTTCCTCAAAGCGGCATCCTCTCTCCTCTCAGCAAGTCTTTTGAAGCTGTGGTTACCCCACTG CGACTGGCTGCGGCCCAAGAGTCTCATCCTCCACCTTTGCTCCTGTCTCCAGAGGAAAGCAGCACTCCTCCTGAATCTGCTCCTCTGTACAG CATCGATGCGTATCGCACACAAAGGCAACGTAAGCTGCCAGCCATCCAGAGCGTGACGCCTGTGGTTCAACGACGGACGCCAGAGACGCCGAAGCCCAAAGAGTCTGCCAACACCAAGGAGAAGATAACT GCTCTGAATGAAGAAGCTGGGAAACTGCAGCTGGTGATCAACCAGACGCTGCAGGCGCTGAGCTGCTGCACCGATGAGGAGCACGGACGAGGCTCTCTGGAGGAGGCCGAAGCTGAGAAACTCCTGCTGGTGTCCT GTGAGAAACGGTCTGCTCTGCTGGCAGAGGTGTCCAGACTGCGGGAGGAGAGGAGCCTGCAATCTGAAGAGGCTCCAAAGGAGGACACGGACTACGTTTCCCAGCAGGCCTGCAGAGGAACCATCAACATCACCGACATCCAGCTGCCGCTGAAGGTTGAGTTTGTCTGCTCGTCGAACAGCCGTCCAG GTCGACCGAGCCACTACTTTTTCATCCTGATCCGCTACGGACCGTGCAACGTCATCGCCACGCCGCTGGCCACAGCTGCCGACGCTCAAAACGGAGACGCCATCTCCTTCCCGACTGCAGTCACTCT aaaGGATATACGCTCGTCTTTTGAGATTGATGTTGAAGTCTACAGCCTG TGTCCTAGCTCAGGATCCACCAGTACCTCAGACCGGACCAGCACCAAGTCCCGT GTCACACCAAGGAAGTTTCTGAACACCCTTACA CAGAAATCcagcaacattttcacat cTCCTGCTGCTCTCGGCACTCGCCGCTCCAGTAACTTTTCTCTGGTGGGTTCCCACAAGATCACCTGGGCTTCACTGGGACGCAGGAAGTTTCCTCTTGATAAG ATGAAACTTGATGGCAAAATCAGGAGGCTGCTGGGAGATGAATTTCAGGAAAAg GTGCCATTTCTTTCACCACTGGAGGGCCACATCTACCTGAAACTGGACAGCGAGGGCCACTCCGATGTGCAGCACCAAGGCTTCCTG acgATGTTTGAGTTGATCAGTGGATTTGGGGTGTGGAATCGGCGATATTTTGTCCTGGAGGAATGCAACTTGTCCTACTGGAGCAACCCAAATGACAAGGAGACCAAG GAAGCAGAAGGCAGCATCTCTCTGTCCAGGTCTCCCAGTCAGTGTGTCAGGCCTGTTAAGAGAGATTCATGTGCTCGACCTTTCACCTTTGAGCTGGTGAACGCCTCTCAGCAGGAAGACCAAAACCAGGACGTGCTATCCAA GTGTTGGTTCTCGGCCGACACCAAGCAGGAGCGGTTGGACTGGATGGAGAAGCTCAACCAAGCCCTGCTGGACTTCCACACGTGGAGCCGTCCCCCGGCGGAGAACCAGGCGTTCAACGTGTCCAACGTGTCCAGCAGCGGGAACCTGACGGAGAGCATCCTGTAG
- the si:dkey-30c15.10 gene encoding anillin isoform X2, giving the protein MEAGQENGSSVTLKRQREPLSDTEDNIVPAADVKDGLKRRRLEAAGQENLTPEASSSGRLAEFQAKPDTPVIPSVRSRVQLLTQRKDGFFAQRSFSHPGNEGPSVPSKGVSERLLGEEEFHQRLERFKAPASQADTTQTPSPAGSCPRPRSDFVSGIQQKLQCTTTPSSKQASIMRQERELELNQLPFQPISKNAWLKRCSSDSSITQGGPPAGCSSPASRVPVSKRTFCWPPIQPWDEVPGDVEMKDGSFSEMLTSVATTPSGNMTGEGAVADAPAASTELKLNREGQKESLPHGEEAGNENKLKPATVNTEEQPGSQHPESQTVLKLSFSDEHSLSDLHTSDKHSFLQSTLLDESNTKETSKVSRVTEVEKSEVFPFDEDETMEGSTCGEEIEPSTDEELREWRYPQGNASADEEAISEERVFSEEKEEEMEAAREEKEKRSSLRNEGDPADVRSAPDLDVSEKTAGFGGQQEDEKLRPEEKRSDGDNRVDDSLTRKSALKTKTLREKPSENAEHETSFENEAQPGGRDECQGSSEIQMSDSHQGERAVLGGLKTESSKKVTFFLEPELISGSPLPERNASEGSRADGSLSDSGSSSHDDTNSTETIEKMFEEVLEYAGRAEEEGRVEEDGEDHDSGIGSCSVGKSGEKIEREEEPRGEECDENDELLTFPQSGILSPLSKSFEAVVTPLRLAAAQESHPPPLLLSPEESSTPPESAPLYSIDAYRTQRQRKLPAIQSVTPVVQRRTPETPKPKESANTKEKITALNEEAGKLQLVINQTLQALSCCTDEEHGRGSLEEAEAEKLLLVSCEKRSALLAEVSRLREERSLQSEEAPKEDTDYVSQQACRGTINITDIQLPLKVEFVCSSNSRPGRPSHYFFILIRYGPCNVIATPLATAADAQNGDAISFPTAVTLKDIRSSFEIDVEVYSLCPSSGSTSTSDRTSTKSRVTPRKFLNTLTKSSNIFTSPAALGTRRSSNFSLVGSHKITWASLGRRKFPLDKMKLDGKIRRLLGDEFQEKVPFLSPLEGHIYLKLDSEGHSDVQHQGFLTMFELISGFGVWNRRYFVLEECNLSYWSNPNDKETKEAEGSISLSRSPSQCVRPVKRDSCARPFTFELVNASQQEDQNQDVLSKCWFSADTKQERLDWMEKLNQALLDFHTWSRPPAENQAFNVSNVSSSGNLTESIL; this is encoded by the exons ATGGAAGCTGGGCAAGAAAATGGCAGCAGTGTCACcttaaagaggcagagggaACCTCTGTCGGACACTGAAGACAACATCGTCCCTGCAGCAG ATGTAAAAGATGGACTGAAGCGACGGCGTCTGGAAGCAGCTGGTCAGGAGAACCTGACTCCTGAGGCATCCTCATCTGGACGTCTGGCGGAGTTCCAGGCAAAACCGGACACACCAGTGATCCCGTCGGTCCGTTCCCGAGTCCAGCTGCTCACCCAGAGAAAAGACG gtttttttgcaCAGCGTTCTTTCTCTCATCCAGGAAACGAAGGCCCATCGGTTCCCAGCAAGGGTGTCAGTGAGCGTCTTCTCG gtGAGGAAGAATTTCATCAACGGCTGGAGCGTTTTAAGGCACCAGCCTCTCAGGCCGACACCACCCAAACGCCGAGCCCTGCCGGCTCCTGCCCCCGGCCCCGCTCCGACTTTGTGTCTGGCATTCAGCAGAAACTGCAGTGCACAACAACACCCAGCTCCAAACAGGCTTCCATCATGCGCCAG GAACGGGAGCTGGAGTTAAACCAGTTGCCTTTCCAGCCAATCAGTAAGAACGCTTGGCTGAAAAGGTGCAGCTCGGATTCATCAATAACTCAG gGAGGGCCTCCTGCTGGCTGCTCTTCCCCCGCCTCTCGGGTTCCTGTGTCTAAAAGGACATTTTGTTGGCCTCCCATTCAGCCCTGGGAT gagGTCCCTGGAGACGTTGAGATGAAAGATGGgagtttttctgaaatgttgacATCTGTGGCTACGACACCTTCTGGAAATATGACGG GTGAAGGAGCGGTCGCTGACGCTCCTGCTGCGTCTACAGAGCTTAAACTCAACAGAGAGGGGCAGAAGGAAAGCCTTCCTCACGGTGAGGAAGCAGGAAATGAGAACAAGCTCAAGCCTGCAACTGTGAATACAGAAGAGCAGCCAGGGTCCCAGCACCCAGAGAGCCAGACGGTGTTAAAGTTGTCTTTCAGTGATGAGCACAGCCTGTCTGATCTGCACACATCTGATAAACACAGCTTCTTGCAATCAACTCTCCTAGATGAGTCAAACACGAAGGAAACGAGCAAAGTTTCCAGAGTGACTGAGGTGGAAAAGTCTGAGGTGTTTCCTTTTGACGAAGATGAGACGATGGAAGGCTCTACGTGTGGTGAAGAGATTGAGCCTTCAACCGACGAGGAACTAAGGGAGTGGAGATATCCTCAAGGAAACGCGTCAGCTGACGAGGAGGCGATCTCGGAGGAGAGAGTGTTTAGtgaggagaaggaagaagaaatggAGGCAGCtagagaggagaaggagaaaaggAGTAGCTTGAGAAATGAAGGTGATCCTGCTGATGTTAGAAGTGCTCCAGATCTAGATGTCTCAGAAAAGACAGCTGGCTTTGGTGGACAACAGGAAGATGAGAAGCTTAGACCAGAAGAGAAGAGGAGTGATGGAGATAACAGAGTAGATGACTCCTTGACAAGGAAATCGgctttaaaaaccaaaacattgaGAGAGAAACCATCAGAAAATGCAGAACATGAAACCAGCTTTGAAAACGAAGCTCAACCTGGTGGGAGGGATGAATGTCAGGGTTCATCTGAGATCCAGATGTCAGACTCCCATCAGGGGGAGAGGGCAGTTTTAGGTGGGCTGAAAACAGAAAGCTCAAAAAAAGTCACCTTTTTCCTGGAGCCGGAGCTGATCAGTGGCTCTCCTTTACCTGAGCGCAACGCCTCAGAGGGGTCCAGGGCAGACGGCAGTCTGTCAG ATTCAGGGTCAAGCTCTCATGACGACACCAACTCGACAGAAACCATTGAGAAGATGTTTGAAGAGGTGCTGGAATATGCCGGGCGTGCAGAAGAGGAGGGACGAGTTGAGGAAGACGGAGAGGATCATGACAGTGGCATCGGTTCTTGTTCTGTTGGAAAGAGTGGCGAGAAGATTGAAAGAGAGGAAGAGCCCAGAGGAGAGGAATGTGATGAAAACGATGAGCTTCTTACTTTTCCTCAAAGCGGCATCCTCTCTCCTCTCAGCAAGTCTTTTGAAGCTGTGGTTACCCCACTG CGACTGGCTGCGGCCCAAGAGTCTCATCCTCCACCTTTGCTCCTGTCTCCAGAGGAAAGCAGCACTCCTCCTGAATCTGCTCCTCTGTACAG CATCGATGCGTATCGCACACAAAGGCAACGTAAGCTGCCAGCCATCCAGAGCGTGACGCCTGTGGTTCAACGACGGACGCCAGAGACGCCGAAGCCCAAAGAGTCTGCCAACACCAAGGAGAAGATAACT GCTCTGAATGAAGAAGCTGGGAAACTGCAGCTGGTGATCAACCAGACGCTGCAGGCGCTGAGCTGCTGCACCGATGAGGAGCACGGACGAGGCTCTCTGGAGGAGGCCGAAGCTGAGAAACTCCTGCTGGTGTCCT GTGAGAAACGGTCTGCTCTGCTGGCAGAGGTGTCCAGACTGCGGGAGGAGAGGAGCCTGCAATCTGAAGAGGCTCCAAAGGAGGACACGGACTACGTTTCCCAGCAGGCCTGCAGAGGAACCATCAACATCACCGACATCCAGCTGCCGCTGAAGGTTGAGTTTGTCTGCTCGTCGAACAGCCGTCCAG GTCGACCGAGCCACTACTTTTTCATCCTGATCCGCTACGGACCGTGCAACGTCATCGCCACGCCGCTGGCCACAGCTGCCGACGCTCAAAACGGAGACGCCATCTCCTTCCCGACTGCAGTCACTCT aaaGGATATACGCTCGTCTTTTGAGATTGATGTTGAAGTCTACAGCCTG TGTCCTAGCTCAGGATCCACCAGTACCTCAGACCGGACCAGCACCAAGTCCCGT GTCACACCAAGGAAGTTTCTGAACACCCTTACA AAATCcagcaacattttcacat cTCCTGCTGCTCTCGGCACTCGCCGCTCCAGTAACTTTTCTCTGGTGGGTTCCCACAAGATCACCTGGGCTTCACTGGGACGCAGGAAGTTTCCTCTTGATAAG ATGAAACTTGATGGCAAAATCAGGAGGCTGCTGGGAGATGAATTTCAGGAAAAg GTGCCATTTCTTTCACCACTGGAGGGCCACATCTACCTGAAACTGGACAGCGAGGGCCACTCCGATGTGCAGCACCAAGGCTTCCTG acgATGTTTGAGTTGATCAGTGGATTTGGGGTGTGGAATCGGCGATATTTTGTCCTGGAGGAATGCAACTTGTCCTACTGGAGCAACCCAAATGACAAGGAGACCAAG GAAGCAGAAGGCAGCATCTCTCTGTCCAGGTCTCCCAGTCAGTGTGTCAGGCCTGTTAAGAGAGATTCATGTGCTCGACCTTTCACCTTTGAGCTGGTGAACGCCTCTCAGCAGGAAGACCAAAACCAGGACGTGCTATCCAA GTGTTGGTTCTCGGCCGACACCAAGCAGGAGCGGTTGGACTGGATGGAGAAGCTCAACCAAGCCCTGCTGGACTTCCACACGTGGAGCCGTCCCCCGGCGGAGAACCAGGCGTTCAACGTGTCCAACGTGTCCAGCAGCGGGAACCTGACGGAGAGCATCCTGTAG